The genomic interval TCGCCCGGCTCGGGCAGATCGGGCGGGCAGTCCAGCGCGATGGCGGTATCGGGCGCGATCTCGGCGAACTCGACCAGCAATTCCTGCAGCATCTCGGGCAGGCTTGTGTCCTCGGCCGGGGCCAGGCGCAGGTCGTCGATGGCGGCGCGGGCGCTTTGCCGGATCGCCTGCGCGTGGCGGGCGACGGCGGAAAGCGCTTCGGCCAGCGCCGGGTCGCGCGCGGCCCCGGCGGCGCGGCCGGCCTGGCCCGCCGCCGCCTGCAGCGCGAAAAGCTGCGGGCCGATGCCGTCATGCAGGTCGCTGGCGATGCGGGCGCGCTCGGCCTCGGCCAGGGTCAGCATCCGGCCCTGCAGCTGGCGGTTGCGGGCCCGTTCCTCGGCCAGATGCGCGGCCAGCGCGTTCACGCCGTCGGTCAGCACCGCCAGCTCTGCCAGCCCGGTCTGCGGCGCGGGGTGGTCCAGATCGCCCGCCCGCATCCGGTCGAGCGCCGCGCCCAGCAGGCCGAGCCGGCGCAGCACCAGCGCGGTGATGGCCATGGTCACGCCGATCGCCGCCAGCGCCGTCGCCGCCAGCAGCGGCAGGATCAGCCGGGAATTCTCCCAGGCCTCGGCGATCTCGTCCTGCGGGTCGGTGCGGATCTCCAGCACGCCCAGCACGTTGGGATATTGCGCGACGGCGATCATCTCGCGCAGCGGCTCGGGGCGGATCAGCCCCGCGAACCATTCCGGCACCCGCTCGGGCGGCAGGCGCGGCGGCAGGGCCAGCGCGACCGGCCGGCCCCCGGCATCGCGCAGCTCGGCGGACAGGTGGCGCTGCGCCTCGATCTCGGCGGCGATGCGGGCGGCCTCGGCCATCATGTCGCGCCGCTCGAAGGCGGTGGGCAGGTGCAGGGTGGCGAAGGCATTGGCCAGCCGGAAGGCCGATCCGGTCTCGTCCCGGACCGAGCCGCGGGCGTTCAGGATCAGCACCGAGGCGACGATGGCGACCATGGCAAGCCAGGCCAGCGCCGAGCCGCCAAGCGCCAGCGACCGCAGCGCCACGCCGCGCCCGCGTCGGGCCGGCGCGTCCCCCACAGCCGCGATATGGCCGGTTGCGTCCATGATCCTCCCTGCCGCCGCGGCGGCCCCTCGGGGAAAGACTAGGACGCGGATGGGGGCGGGGCAAGCGGGCGCGATGCGCCATGCGAAAGGGGCGGGGCGCGGCATCCCGCCCCCTTCCGGTTCAGGCGCGCGAGCCGGCGGGCTCGGGCGCCTCGGGCCGGCCGAGCGCGCGCCGCACCAGCACGAAGAACAGCGGCACGAACAGCACCCCCAGCACCGTGGCCGCGACCGTGCCGCCCAGCACCGTGGCGCCGATGGTGTTGCGGCCGTTTGCGCCGGCGCCCGTCGACAGCACCAGCGGCAGCACGCCCAGCGAGAAGGCGACCGAGGTCATGATGATCGGCCGGAACCGCTGCCGCGCCGCCTCGACCACCGCGGCATAAAGCGGCTTGCCCATCTCGGCCTGTTCGCGGGCGAATTCGACGATCAGGATGGCGTTCTTGCCGGTCAGGCCGATCACCGTCAGCAGGCCGACCTGGAAGAACACGCCGTTGTCGAAGCCGCCCAGCCAGGCCCCGACCAGCGCGCCCAGCACGCCGATGGGCATGGCCAGCATGACCGCGAAGGGGATCGACCAGCTTTCGTAAAGCGCCGCCAGGCACAGGAACACCACCGCCAGCGACAGGCCATAGAGCAGCATGGTCTGGTTGCCGGCCTGCTGCTCCTCGAGCGAGAGCCCGGTCCAGGCCACGGCGAAGCCCGCCGGCAGCTGCGCCGCCAGTTCTTCGACCGCCGCCATGGCCTGGCCGGAGGAGACGCCCGGCGCCGGGCTGCCCTGGATCTGCATGGCCGGCACGCCGTTATAGCGGTCCAGGCCCTGCGGCCCGTAGCTCCAGCGTCCCTCGGCGAAGTTCGAGAAGGGCACCAGCCCGCCCGAACTGTTCCGCACCCGCCACTTGTCGATATCGGTCGGCACGGCGCGGGATTCGGATTCGCCCTGCACATAGACGCGCTTGATGCGACCGCGGTCGATGAAGTCGTTCACGTAGCGCCCCGCCCAGGCGACCGAGAGCAGGCTGCCCACATCGGTGGCCGAGACCCCCATCGCGCCCGCCTTGCGCCAGTCGACGTCGAGATTGTATTGCGCCGCATCCTCCAGCCCGTTGGGACGCGCCGAGGCGATGCGGTCGTCCTGACCGGACATGCCCAGCAACTGGTTGCGGGCGTCCAGCAATTGCTCATGCGCCTGCCCGGCGCGGGCCTGCAGGTAGAAGTCGAAGCCCGAGACGTTGCCCAGCTCGATCACCGAGGGCGGCACGATGGGAAAGACCATGGCGTCGCGGATGCCCATCAGCGCCGGGAAGGCGCGCCCGGCGATGGCCTGCACCGACTGGTCGGCGCGCGGCCGCTCGTCCCAGTCCTTGAGCCGCAGGAAGGCGATGCCCATGTTCTGGCCCGATCCGGCGAAGCTGAAGCCCGAGACGCCGAAGAAGGACTCGACGTTCTCGGATTCGTTTGCCGCGAAATACTGCTGGATCTGGTCGATCACCGCATCGGTGCGCTCGGTCGTGGCGCCGGTCGGGCCCTGCACCAGCACGAACATGATGCCCTGGTCCTCGTCGGGCAGGAAGCCGGTGGGGGTGCGCAGGAACAGGAAGACCATGGCCGCGCCGATGCACAGATAGATCAGCATCATCCGCAGCGGCCGGCGGATCAGCCAGTTCACCGAATTGCCATAGCCCTGCATGGTGCGGTCGAAGCCGCGGTTGAACAGGCCGAAGAAGCCGCGGGTCTTGTGGCCGTGCTCGTTCTTCAGCAGCGTGGCGCAGAGCGCCGGCGTCAGCGTCAGCGCCACCAGCACCGACAGGCCCATGGCCGAGGCGATGGTGATGGCGAACTGCTTGTAGATCACCCCGGTCGAGCCGCCGAAGAAGGCCATCGGCACGAAGACCGCCGAAAGCACCAGCGCGATGCCGATCAGCGCGCCGGTGATCTGGCCCATGGACTTGCGCGTCGCCTCGCGCGGCTCCAGCCCTTCCTCCTCCATGATGCGCTCGACGTTCTCGACCACGACGATGGCGTCGTCCACCAGCAGGCCGATGGCCAGCACCATGGCCAGCATGGTCAGCGTGTTGATGGTGAAGCCAAGCGC from Paracoccus sp. MA carries:
- a CDS encoding LapD/MoxY N-terminal periplasmic domain-containing protein, translated to MDATGHIAAVGDAPARRGRGVALRSLALGGSALAWLAMVAIVASVLILNARGSVRDETGSAFRLANAFATLHLPTAFERRDMMAEAARIAAEIEAQRHLSAELRDAGGRPVALALPPRLPPERVPEWFAGLIRPEPLREMIAVAQYPNVLGVLEIRTDPQDEIAEAWENSRLILPLLAATALAAIGVTMAITALVLRRLGLLGAALDRMRAGDLDHPAPQTGLAELAVLTDGVNALAAHLAEERARNRQLQGRMLTLAEAERARIASDLHDGIGPQLFALQAAAGQAGRAAGAARDPALAEALSAVARHAQAIRQSARAAIDDLRLAPAEDTSLPEMLQELLVEFAEIAPDTAIALDCPPDLPEPGEAGRIALYRFVRESVLNALRHAAPGAIRIRLACKDGGIAARIGDDGGGPAAAGRPGLGQTGMRDRASALGGRYLPPRREGGWTLTEFHLPCPPDQGTAR
- a CDS encoding efflux RND transporter permease subunit, whose translation is MARFFIDRPVFAWVISILIMGLGLLSIASLPVAQYPQIAPPSVTIRATYPGASADTVANTVTQIIEQQMTGLDGLRYFSSSSTSAGTSTTTLTFETGTDPDIAQVQVQNKLAQATALLPEPVQRQGITVEKSASGFLMVIGLTSTDNRYEQVDLADYLISNLVNDLSRVEGVGSVQVFGAQYAMRIWLDPSKLAAYELTPSDVVAAVSSENAQISAGSFGSQPAPQGQMLNATITAQSLLSTPEDFEQIVLRAEQDGGLILLKDVARVEIGAEDYMTNARYNGQPASGLAISLASGANALDTAERVKDRMEEFARFFPEGMDYVIPFDTTPFVLISIEEVVKTLIEAIVLVFFVMLLFLQNWRATLIPTLAVPVVLLGTFGVLAALGFTINTLTMLAMVLAIGLLVDDAIVVVENVERIMEEEGLEPREATRKSMGQITGALIGIALVLSAVFVPMAFFGGSTGVIYKQFAITIASAMGLSVLVALTLTPALCATLLKNEHGHKTRGFFGLFNRGFDRTMQGYGNSVNWLIRRPLRMMLIYLCIGAAMVFLFLRTPTGFLPDEDQGIMFVLVQGPTGATTERTDAVIDQIQQYFAANESENVESFFGVSGFSFAGSGQNMGIAFLRLKDWDERPRADQSVQAIAGRAFPALMGIRDAMVFPIVPPSVIELGNVSGFDFYLQARAGQAHEQLLDARNQLLGMSGQDDRIASARPNGLEDAAQYNLDVDWRKAGAMGVSATDVGSLLSVAWAGRYVNDFIDRGRIKRVYVQGESESRAVPTDIDKWRVRNSSGGLVPFSNFAEGRWSYGPQGLDRYNGVPAMQIQGSPAPGVSSGQAMAAVEELAAQLPAGFAVAWTGLSLEEQQAGNQTMLLYGLSLAVVFLCLAALYESWSIPFAVMLAMPIGVLGALVGAWLGGFDNGVFFQVGLLTVIGLTGKNAILIVEFAREQAEMGKPLYAAVVEAARQRFRPIIMTSVAFSLGVLPLVLSTGAGANGRNTIGATVLGGTVAATVLGVLFVPLFFVLVRRALGRPEAPEPAGSRA